In a genomic window of Salminus brasiliensis chromosome 12, fSalBra1.hap2, whole genome shotgun sequence:
- the LOC140573580 gene encoding uncharacterized protein: protein MAEGALEDQEPFNCPICLDPLKDPVTIPCGHNYCMACIEDYWSQNERTETYRCPECRESFTTRPVLNKNTMFAEVVERFKKASLRDSSPANYGPRKCSLCTGQKVQAVRLCSQCEEPCCEAHTARYNNMNLREKRTVIVVGGEPPKNICLQHNMPLEIYCRTDQQLICSLCLMEHHRGHDAISVGPKSTERQGTGDSRENKQQRRHRNRHRSHEHGRRKRKHSRHASGHGNRHRKSLHSKRRSHHEGLGRALTRHEHAEGGGHMVDRNRSGLSCREFPVLGKLLGCGMERAEEALVLQLNLVAAPLALGHAVPSHIHQRRSHLQLSSSQGCIGFHLKRGEGVGPDENEEDEAKGKGGIYSSDVTRNWSNF from the exons ATGGCCGAGGGAGCTCTGGAGGACCAAGAACCTTTCAACTGCCCTATCTGTCTGGACCCGCTGAAGGATCCAGTGACTATTCCTTGTGGACATAACTACTGCATGGCCTGTATTGAGGACTACTGGAGTCAGAATGAGCGCACTGAGACCTACCGCTGCCCTGAGTGCAGGGAGAGCTTCACAACCAGGCCTGTCCTCAACAAGAACACCATGTTCGCTGAAGTGGTGGAGCGCTTCAAAAAGGCAAGTCTCCGAGATTCCTCTCCTGCTAACTATGGACCTAGAAAATGTAGTTTGTGCACTGGACAAAAAGTCCAGGCTGTGAGACTGTGTTCACAGTGTGAAGAGCCATGCTGCGAGGCTCACACTGCTCGGTACAACAATATGAACTTAAGAGAAAAACGCACTGTGATAGTTGTCGGTGGAGAACCTCCGAAGAACATCTGTCTTCAACACAACATGCCATTGGAGATCTACTGCCGAACGGACCAGCAGCTGATCTGTTCCCTGTGCCTCATGGAGCATCACAGAGGCCATGATGCAATTTCAGTTGGACCAAAAAGCACGGAGAGACAAGGGACCGGTGACTCTCGTGAGAACAAGCAGCAAAGACGACACAGGAACAGACACAGGTCACATGAGCATGGCCGGAGGAAACGCAAGCACAGCAGGCATGCTAGTGGACATGGGAACAGACACCGGAAGAGCCTGCATTCAAAGCGTAGGAGTCACCATGAAGGCCTCGGGCGTGCACTTACCAGGCATGAGCACGCTGAAGGAGGTGGACATATGGTGGACCGGAATAGGAGCG GCCTGTCCTGCAGGGAGTTTCCTGTTCTGGGAAAGTTATTGGGCTGTGGAATGGAGAGAGCGGAGGAAGCACTCGTGCTCCAGCTGAACCTCGTTGCGGCTCCTCTGGCCCTCGGCCACGCTGTCCCATCCCATATCCACCAGAGACGCTCGCACCTGCAACTGAGCTCATCTCAGGGTTGCATAGGCTTCCATCtaaaaaggggggagggggttggC CCAGACGAAAACGAAGAAGATGAAGCCAAGGGAAAAGGCGGAATCTACAGCTCTGATGTCACACGCAACTGGAGCAATTTCTAG